The following are encoded in a window of Manihot esculenta cultivar AM560-2 chromosome 8, M.esculenta_v8, whole genome shotgun sequence genomic DNA:
- the LOC110620610 gene encoding homeobox protein knotted-1-like 1 isoform X2, whose protein sequence is MEDLYRLDPTFACSNNIVTVENFPSNFTASTATTTNNAAHGFYTSVGNLLQFQAGSHARDFESNILDLTKTQISNHPRYPDLVSAYIECRKVGAPPEIASLLEEIGRENYSTKESYCEVLHRYKEELSKPFDEATTFLYDMESQLNNLCKGTLSKTFDYYGSDEAAGTSEEELSCGEFEASESQESSGGRPHDQDLKGMLLRKYSGYLSNLRKEFLKKRKRGKLPEVARMILLEWWKNHYRWPYPTEEEKVKLSEITGLDQKQINNWFINQRKRHWKPSEDMRFALMDGVSSSSSMGGHSYFDTGGWS, encoded by the exons ATGGAGGATTTGTATAGGCTTGATCCTACTTTTGCTTGTTCAAATAATATTGTTACTgttgaaaactttccttcaaACTTCACTGCTTCTACTGCTACTACTACTAATAATGCTGCTCATGGATTCTACACTTCGGTTGGTAATTTACTTCAATTTCAAGCTGGCAGTCATGCACGAGATTTTGAATCAAATATTCTTGATCTGACGAAGACCCAGATCTCCAATCATCCTCGTTATCCAGACCTAGTGTCTGCCTACATAGAATGCCGAAAG GTTGGTGCACCACCAGAAATTGCGTCTCTTCTTGAAGAAATAGGCAGAGAGAACTATTCAACCAAG GAATCATATTGCGAGGTACTCCACAGATACAAAGAGGAGCTATCTAAGCCGTTCGATGAGGCGACTACATTCTTGTACGACATGGAATCACAACTGAACAATCTTTGTAAAGGAACACTGTCAAAAACCTTTGATTATTATGGCTCTG ATGAGGCAGCAGGAACTTCAGAGGAGGAGTTGAGCTGTGGAGAGTTTGAAGCATCAGAAAGTCAAGAATCTTCCGGTGGACGTCCTCATGATCAGGATCTTAAAGGAATGCTCTTGCGCAAGTACAGTGGCTATCTTAGCAATTTGAGAAAGGAGTtcttaaagaaaagaaagagaggcAAACTACCAGAAGTTGCAAGGATGATTCTTTTGGAGTGGTGGAAAAATCATTACAGATGGCCATATCCTACG GAAGAGGAGAAGGTGAAGTTATCAGAGATAACTGGGCTAGATCAAAAGCAGATCAACAACTGGTTCATCAACCAGCGGAAGCGGCATTGGAAACCATCTGAAGATATGAGATTTGCTCTCATGGACGGtgtcagcagcagcagcagcatggGAGGCCATTCCTACTTTGATACTGGAGGGTGGAGCTAG
- the LOC110620610 gene encoding homeobox protein knotted-1-like 1 isoform X1, which translates to MEDLYRLDPTFACSNNIVTVENFPSNFTASTATTTNNAAHGFYTSVGNLLQFQAGSHARDFESNILDLTKTQISNHPRYPDLVSAYIECRKVGAPPEIASLLEEIGRENYSTKVCSSEMGADPELDEFMESYCEVLHRYKEELSKPFDEATTFLYDMESQLNNLCKGTLSKTFDYYGSDEAAGTSEEELSCGEFEASESQESSGGRPHDQDLKGMLLRKYSGYLSNLRKEFLKKRKRGKLPEVARMILLEWWKNHYRWPYPTEEEKVKLSEITGLDQKQINNWFINQRKRHWKPSEDMRFALMDGVSSSSSMGGHSYFDTGGWS; encoded by the exons ATGGAGGATTTGTATAGGCTTGATCCTACTTTTGCTTGTTCAAATAATATTGTTACTgttgaaaactttccttcaaACTTCACTGCTTCTACTGCTACTACTACTAATAATGCTGCTCATGGATTCTACACTTCGGTTGGTAATTTACTTCAATTTCAAGCTGGCAGTCATGCACGAGATTTTGAATCAAATATTCTTGATCTGACGAAGACCCAGATCTCCAATCATCCTCGTTATCCAGACCTAGTGTCTGCCTACATAGAATGCCGAAAG GTTGGTGCACCACCAGAAATTGCGTCTCTTCTTGAAGAAATAGGCAGAGAGAACTATTCAACCAAGGTTTGCAGCAGCGAAATGGGAGCTGATCCAGAGCTTGACGAGTTCATG GAATCATATTGCGAGGTACTCCACAGATACAAAGAGGAGCTATCTAAGCCGTTCGATGAGGCGACTACATTCTTGTACGACATGGAATCACAACTGAACAATCTTTGTAAAGGAACACTGTCAAAAACCTTTGATTATTATGGCTCTG ATGAGGCAGCAGGAACTTCAGAGGAGGAGTTGAGCTGTGGAGAGTTTGAAGCATCAGAAAGTCAAGAATCTTCCGGTGGACGTCCTCATGATCAGGATCTTAAAGGAATGCTCTTGCGCAAGTACAGTGGCTATCTTAGCAATTTGAGAAAGGAGTtcttaaagaaaagaaagagaggcAAACTACCAGAAGTTGCAAGGATGATTCTTTTGGAGTGGTGGAAAAATCATTACAGATGGCCATATCCTACG GAAGAGGAGAAGGTGAAGTTATCAGAGATAACTGGGCTAGATCAAAAGCAGATCAACAACTGGTTCATCAACCAGCGGAAGCGGCATTGGAAACCATCTGAAGATATGAGATTTGCTCTCATGGACGGtgtcagcagcagcagcagcatggGAGGCCATTCCTACTTTGATACTGGAGGGTGGAGCTAG
- the LOC110621562 gene encoding nicotianamine synthase: MVLRSSIRTNLQQEIGGLVTEWPSRIISIISITIANPTIQAAIDDVASTTHEHPHSVDMGCQEELLIQKICSFYDQISNLESLKPSKDVDMLFTQLVLTCIPPNPIEVNKLSKKIQEIRFKLIRLCGEAEGHLENHFSTILGSFENPLDNLNIFPYYSNYLKLSHLEFTILKQHYPHVPSQVAFVGSGPLPLTSIVLACNHLTTTTFHNYDIDPSANSRALRLVSSHPDVSKRFFFHTTDILNVADGLKEFDVVFLAALVGMNNEEKLRVINHLAKYMAPGAILMLRSAHGARAFLYPVVDPCELAGFEVLSVFHPTDEVINSVVIARKHQMSVQSSPVDQQPLVSNMIQLPSKCSEIPAFNPLNHGNMIEELAIEEQL; the protein is encoded by the exons ATGGTCCTGAGGTCATCTATACGTACGAACCTGCAACAAGAAATAGGAGGTCTTGTAACGGAATGGCCATCTCGC aTTATCAGTATTATATCAATTACAATAGCTAATCCGACGATTCAAGCAGCCATAGATGACGTTGCCTCTACTACTCATGAACAt CCTCATAGTGTCGACATGGGTTGCCAAGAAGAGCTCTTGATACAAAAAATCTGCAGCTTCTATGATCAAATCTCAAACCTTGAGAGTCTCAAACCATCCAAAGATGTCGACATGCTCTTCACACAGCTTGTTCTCACGTGCATTCCACCAAACCCTATTGAAGTTAACAAGCTCTCCAAGAAAATCCAAGAAATAAGGTTTAAGCTTATTAGACTCTGTGGGGAAGCTGAAGGTCACTTAGAGAATCATTTCTCTACAATCTTAGGTTCTTTTGAGAACCCTCTTGATAATCTCAATATCTTCCCTTATTATTCAAACTACCTTAAGCTTAGCCACCTTGAGTTCACCATCCTTAAACAACATTACCCTCATGTCCCCAGCCAAGTTGCATTTGTGGGTTCTGGTCCTCTTCCCCTGACTTCAATTGTTCTAGCTTGTAATCACCTCACCACCACCACTTTTCACAACTATGATATTGACCCTTCAGCCAATTCCAGGGCTCTTCGCTTGGTCTCCTCTCATCCTGACGTCTCCAAACGATTTTTCTTTCACACAACTGATATCTTGAATGTTGCCGATGGACTGAAAGAGTTTGATGTAGTTTTCTTGGCAGCTCTTGTTGGTATGAACAATGAGGAGAAGCTTAGGGTCATTAATCACCTGGCCAAGTACATGGCTCCTGGGGCTATCTTAATGCTGAGGAGTGCTCATGGTGCTAGGGCTTTTCTTTACCCAGTGGTGGATCCTTGTGAACTCGCAGGATTTGAGGTTCTTTCTGTGTTTCATCCTACCGATGAAGTCATAAATTCAGTTGTCATCGCTCGTAAACATCAAATGTCTGTACAATCATCACCAGTAGATCAGCAACCTCTTGTCTCCAATATGATACAGCTGCCTAGCAAGTGTTCTGAGATCCCAGCTTTCAATCCCCTTAACCATGGAAACATGATTGAGGAATTGGCCATTGAGGAGCAACTCTGA